One window of the Carassius auratus strain Wakin chromosome 20, ASM336829v1, whole genome shotgun sequence genome contains the following:
- the otofa gene encoding otoferlin isoform X11 has protein sequence MALVVYLKTVTELRGKGDRIAKVTFRGLSFFSRVLENCEDEARFEQAFRWPIGSQVDGDEMLEIQVFNYSKVFTNRLIGTFRMVLQKVVEEGHLEVSDTLIDDNNSAIRTSISIEIKYQTMDGSVKVWSDGEFLDIPDDCDGTFQFETDSLLSGRSQSSGTSPGRSIHGIPTFRKTGKGVFSAMKLGKTRISKDDHKKGDDAAILDAEDLDRKTMRLGGGLDPDTISLASVTAVTTNVSNKRSKPDIKMEPSSGRLVDYQISVTVIEARQLVGLNMDPVVCVEIGEEKKYTSMKESTNCPYYNEYFVFDFHVPPDVMFDKILKISVIHSKNLLRSGTLVGTFKLDVGTVYSQAEHQFHHKWAMLSDPDDITAGCKGYVKCDIAVVGKGDNIKTPHKANETDEDDIEGNLLLPEGVPSERQWARFYVKIYRAEGLPKMNTSIMANVKKAFIGENRDLVDPYVLVQFAGQKGKTSVQKSSYEPIWNEQVIFTEMFPPLCRRLKVQIRDSDKVNDVAIGTHFIDLRKIANDGDKGFLPTMGPAWVNMYGSTRNYTLMDEHQDLNEGLGEGVSFRARLLISIAVEILDTSSAEIMSSTEVQIEPVSNMSESATGKMEEFFLFGSFLEATMIDRKIGDKAISFEVTIGNYGNQIDGVSKPASAKKKKEGGGESEEEETELIHNSSDEEGEDDGDLTSVPSTPPMKPVITDRNYFHLPYFEKKPCIYIKSWWQDQRRRLYNSNIMDKIADKLEEGLNDVQEIIKTEKAYPERRLRGVLEELSTSCSRFVTLANKDQNLSGRTKLDKERLKSCMRELESMAQQAKTIRSQVKRNTVRDKLKLVLNFLHRLRFLADEPQHSIPDVFIWMISNNKRIAYARIPSKDILYSIVDEEMGKDCGKVKAVFLRLPGKKGFGPAGWTVQAKLEMYLWLGLNKQRRDFLSGLPSGYEENKATKGTGIQAVPPISLVYNMKQVFQLRAHMYQARSLFAADTSGLSDPFARVFFSTHSQVTEVLSETLCPTWDQLLVFDNVELYGEAGELRDDPPIIVIELYDQDTVGKAEFIGRTFAKPLTKMVDEHYGPPRFPPQLEYYQIYRGNCAAGDLLAAFELLQIGPAGRAALPPIDGPTDSDRGPILPVPLGIRPVLSRYRIEVLFWGLRDLKRINLAQVDRPRVDIECAGKGVQSALIQNYKKNPNFSTLVKWFEVDLPENELLHPPLNIRVVDCRAFGRYTLVGSHAVTSLRKFIYSPPDKTANNWAHTGEIVVNMDPEPHIKKMDTVVKMDATTDAVVKVDLNEDEKEKEKKKKKKKKGEEVDEEEPDESMLDWWSKYFASIETMMENLRAQEAALAEAEEREDLEIAAESAEIKADDFPMKGTKPKEKSKDKKSSKDKKKNHDGTDKRPPKPKVDELMVYNKELESEFGSFEDWLHTFNLFRGKAGDDIDHNVVDDDRIVGRFKGSLCMYKLPLSEEIIRDAGFDPNMGMFQSIPHNDPINVLIRIYIIRATDLHPADINGKADPYIVIRLGKSEIRDKENYISKQLNPVFGKSFDIEATFPMESMLTVAVYDWDLVGTDDLIGETKIDLENRYYSKHRATCGIASNYSVHGYNVWRDPQKPTQILAKLCKEAKLDGPNYGPGGKVKVANRIFLGPTEIEDESGLKKQTEEHLALTVLRHWEEIPRVGCKLIPEHVETRPLLNPDKPGIEQGRIEMWVDMFPMDVPAPGPAIDISPRKPKRYELRVIIWNTDEVILEDDDYFTGEKSSDIFVRGWLKGQQEDKQDTDVHYHSLTGEGNFNWRFVFPFDYLMAEEKIVISKKESMFSWDETEYKIPARLTLQVWDADHFSADDFLGAIELDLNKFPRGAKTAKQCSLNMVLKEHELPTISIFKQKRVKGWWPFVARDENDEFELTGKVEAELHLLTAEEAEKNPVGLGRNEPEPLEKPNRPDTSLMWFMNPLRSIRYFIWHNYRWLILKALALLLLLLLVGLFLYSIPGYLVKKLLGA, from the exons GACAGGAAAAGGAGTGTTTTCAGCCATGAAACTGGGAAAGACACGCATCTCTAAAGATGACCACAAAAAAGGAG ATGACGCTGCCATTTTGGATGCAGAAGATCTTGATCGAAAGACCATGCGTCTGGGCGGTGGGCTCGACCCTGATACCATCTCACTGGCCTCTGTCACTGCAGTAACCACGAACGTCTCCAACAAAAG ATCAAAGCCTGACATTAAGATGGAGCCCAGTTCAGGGCGTCTTGTGGATTATCAG ATCAGCGTAACAGTAATCGAGGCCCGTCAGTTGGTTGGTTTGAACATGGATCCTGTGGTTTGTGTGGAAATTGGCGAGGAGAAGAAGTATACATCGATGAAGGAGTCCACAAACTGCCCCTACTACAATGAG TACTTTGTCTTTGACTTCCATGTGCCTCCAGATGTCATGTTTGACAAGATCCTGAAGATTTCG GTTATACATTCTAAAAACCTTCTACGAAGCGGTACTCTGGTGGGCACCTTCAAACTAGATGTGGGAACTGTTTACTCACAAGCTG AGCATCAGTTCCACCACAAATGGGCAATGCTGTCGGACCCTGATGACATCACAGCCGGCTGCAAAGGTTACGTTAAGTGTGACATTGCAGTCGTAGGAAAAGGAGACAACATCAAGACACCGCACAAGGCCAATGAAACAGATGAGGATGACATAGAGGG GAATCTTCTTTTGCCGGAGGGTGTTCCATCAGAGAGACAATGGGCTCGGTTTTATGTTAAGATTTACAGAGCTGAGGGACTACCAAAAATGAACACCAGCATCATGGCCAATGTGAAAAAAGCATTTATCGGGGAGAACAGGGATCTTGTGGACCCTTATGTCCTGGTGCAATTTGCAGGGCAGAAG GGTAAAACGTCAGTTCAGAAGAGCAGCTACGAGCCCATCTGGAATGAGCAAGTAATCTTCACCGAGATGTTCCCACCTTTGTGTAGGCGACTGAAAGTTCAGATCCGTGATTCAGACAAGGTGAATGATGTTGCCATAGGAACCCATTTCATTGATCTACGAAAGATCGCAAACGATGGAGACAAAG GGTTCCTACCTACTATGGGCCCAGCCTGGGTGAATATGTATGGTTCTACCCGTAACTACACCCTGATGGATGAGCACCAGGACCTAAATGAGGGGCTGGGGGAAGGTGTGTCTTTTAGGGCACGCCTCCTCATTAGTATCGCAGTGGAGATCCTGGACACCTCCTCTGCAGAAATAATGAGCTCTACTGAGGTACAAATAGAGCCGGTGTCCAACATGTCAGAG AGTGCCACGGGGAAGATGGAGGAATTTTTCCTTTTTGGATCGTTCTTGGAGGCCACAATGATAGACAGAAAAATTGGAGATAAAGCCATCAGCTTTGAAGTCACTATCG GTAACTATGGTAACCAGATTGATGGAGTGAGCAAGCCTGCATCagcaaagaagaagaaagaggGTGGAGGGGAGAGTGAAGAAGAGGAGACTGAGCTCATCCATAACTCCAGCGATGAAGAGGGAGAGGATGATGGAGATTTGACATCTGTGCCGTCCACCCCTCCTATGAAACCAGTTATAACTGACAG GAATTACTTCCACTTGCCTTACTTTGAAAAGAAACCCTGCATTTACATCAAGAGCTGGTGGCAAGATCAGAGGAGACGGCTCTACAACTCCAATATAATGGACAAGATTGCAGATAAACTG GAGGAAGGTCTGAATGATGTTCAAGAAATCATAAAAACAGAGAAAGCATATCCAGAACGCAGACTTCGAGGAGTTTTAGAGGAGCTTAGCACAAGTTGCAG TCGATTTGTTACACTGGCAAACAAAGATCAGAATCTATCCGGAAGAACCAAGCTGGACAAAGAGAGGCTCAAGTCCTGCATGAGAGAGTTG GAGAGTATGGCTCAGCAGGCGAAGACTATCCGCTCACAGGTGAAGAGAAACACAGTTCGAGACAAACTCAAGCTAGTGTTGAATTTCCTTCACAGGCTTCGTTTCCTGGCAGATGAG CCCCAGCACAGCATCCCTGATGTGTTCATATGGATGATTAGCAACAACAAACGCATAGCGTACGCCCGCATTCCCTCCAAAGACATCCTCTACTCAATTGTTGACGAAGAGATGGGAAAGGACTGTGGGAAAGTTaaagctgtttttctcagg CTGCCTGGAAAGAAAGGCTTTGGGCCTGCTGGCTGGACAGTTCAGGCTAAACTGGAGATGTATTTGTGGCTGGGCTTGAACAAACAGAGGAGGGACTTCTTGAGTGGCCTCCCTAGCGGCTATGAAGAAAACAAGGCTACTAAGGGAACCGGCATTCAAGCTGTTCCTCCCATCAGCCTGGTTTATAACA TGAAGCAGGTGTTTCAGCTGAGGGCCCACATGTATCAGGCTCGCAGTCTGTTTGCTGCTGACACTAGCGGCCTGTCTGACCCTTTTGCAAGGGTTTTCTTCTCCACCCACAGCCAGGTGACAGAG GTCCTCAGTGAGACTCTTTGTCCTACATGGGATCAGTTGCTTGTGTTTGATAATGTTGAACTCTACGGTGAGGCTGGGGAACTCCGTGATGATCCACCAATCATTGTCATTGAACTGTATGACCAAGACACTGTG GGGAAAGCTGAGTTCATTGGGCGAACATTTGCAAAGCCACTAACTAAGATGGTTGATGAACACTACGGGCCGCCACGGTTTCCCCCTCAGCTGGAGTACTACCAGATCTACAGAGGAAACTGCGCTGCAGGAGATCTGTTGGCTGCTTTTGAGCTCCTGCAG ATTGGTCCAGCAGGGCGGGCAGCTCTTCCTCCAATTGATGGGCCGACTGATTCTGACCGTGGACCCATTCTTCCTGTTCCATTGGGCATACGACCAGTTCTCAGCAGATATCGTATAGAG GTCCTGTTCTGGGGTCTGAGGGACCTTAAAAGAATCAATCTGGCTCAGGTGGACAGGCCTCGTGTGGACATCGAGTGTGCAGGGAAAGGAGTTCAGTCCGCCCTCATTCAGAACTACAAGAAGAATCCTAACTTCAGCACGTTAGTGAAGTGGTTTGAAGTG GATCTGCCAGAAAATGAGCTTCTTCATCCACCACTCAATATTCGGGTGGTGGACTGCAGGGCATTCGGACGCTACACCTTGGTGGGGTCTCATGCCGTGACCAGCCTTCGCAAGTTCATCTACAGCCCCCCAGACAAGACTGCTAACAACTGGGCTCACACCG GTGAAATTGTGGTCAACATGGACCCTGAACCCCACATTAAGAAGATGGACACAGTTGTCAAGATGGATGCT ACCACCGATGCTGTTGTTAAAGTAGACTTG AATGAGGatgagaaggagaaagagaaaaagaaaaagaagaaaaagaaaggcgAAGAAGTGGACGAGGAGGAGCCGGATGAGAGCATGTTGGACTGGTGGTCCAAATACTTTGCCTCAATAGAGACTATGATGGAG AATCTCAGAGCCCAGGAGGCTGCTCTGGCAGAGGCAGAGGAAAGAGAAGATTTGGAGATAGCAGCAGAGAGTGCAG AGATCAAAGCTGATGACTTTCCTATGAAAGGCACCAAACCCAAGGAGAAGAGCAAAGACAAGAAGAGCTCCAAGGACAAAAAGAAGAACCACGATGGCACAGATAAACGACCTCCAAAACCAAAAGTTGATGAACTCATG GTGTACAATAAAGAGCTGGAGAGTGAGTTTGGTAGCTTTGAGGACTGGCTCCACACCTTCAACCTGTTTAGAGGAAAGGCTGGAGATGACATTGACCACAATGTGGTTGATGATGACAGGATTGTGGGCAGATTCAAG GGCTCCCTCTGTATGTATAAACTCCCACTGTCTGAGGAGATCATCAGGGACGCAGGATTTGACCCAAACATGGGCATGTTCCAAAGTATTCCTCACAATGACCCTATCAATGTTCTCATAAGGATTTATATCATTAGA GCCACAGATCTGCATCCCGCGGATATAAATGGTAAAGCAGATCCTTATATAGTCATTCGATTGGGAAAGTCAGAGATTCGGGACAAGGAGAACTACATATCCAAGCAACTAAATCCTGTCTTTGGAAA ATCGTTCGACATAGAGGCTACGTTCCCAATGGAGTCCATGCTGACGGTTGCAGTATATGACTGGGATTTGGTTGGAACTGACGACCTGATTGGTGAGACTAAGATCGATTTGGAGAACCGATACTACAGCAAACACAGAGCCACATGTGGCATTGCATCCAACTACTCTGT CCATGGTTACAATGTATGGCGTGACCCTCAGAAGCCAACCCAGATCCTTGCTAAGTTGTGCAAAGAAGCTAAACTGGATGGACCCAATTATGGACCTGGTGGGAAGGTCAAAGTTGCAAACCGCATCTTTCTTGGGCCAACAGAAATTGAAGATGAGAGCG GTCTGAAGAAGCAGACTGAAGAACACTTGGCTCTTACGGTTCTTAGGCATTGGGAAGAGATCCCACGTGTTGGTTGCAAACTCATCCCTGAGCATGTGGAGACCAGACCGCTCCTCAACCCAGACAAGCCAGGCATAGAGCAG GGAAGGATTGAAATGTGGGTGGACATGTTTCCTATGGATGTACCAGCACCAGGACCAGCCATTGACATATCACCACGCAAACCAAAGAG ATATGAGCTCAGGGTGATAATATGGAATACTGACGAGGTAATTCTGGAAGACGATGATTACTTCACAGGGGAAAAGTCCAGTGACATTTTTGTGAGGGG TTGGCTAAAAGGACAGCAGGAGGACAAACAGGACACAGATGTGCATTATCACTCTCTAACTGGGGAAGGAAACTTCAACTGGCGCTTTGTTTTCCCTTTTGACTATCTCATGGCTGAGGAGAAGATAGTCATCTCTAAGAAGGAATCCATGTTTTCCTGGGATGAGACCGAGTACAAGATTCCTGCTCGACTCACCCTTCAAGTATGGGATGCTGACCATTTCTCCGCAGATGACTTCCTGG GTGCGATTGAGCTGGACTTGAATAAGTTTCCCCGTGGGGCAAAAACAGCTAAGCAGTGCTCTCTCAACATGGTTCTCAAAGAGCATGAGCTGCCAACCATCTCCATCTTCAAACAGAAAAGAGTGAAGGGCTGGTGGCCATTTGTGGCCCGGGATGAGAATGATGAATTTGAGCTCACA GGGAAAGTGGAGGCAGAGCTCCATCTGTTGACAGCGGAGGAGGCAGAGAAAAATCCAGTCGGCCTTGGGCGGAATGAACCTGAACCACTTGAGAAACCAAA TCGTCCAGACACCAGTCTAATGTGGTTCATGAACCCTCTGAGGTCCATACGATACTTCATTTGGCACAACTACCGCTGGCTGATCCTGAAGGCTCTGgccctgctgctcctcctcctcctcgttgGGCTCTTCCTCTACTCTATTCCTGGATACTTGGTCAAGAAACTCCTAGGGGCATGA